A single genomic interval of Zunongwangia sp. HGR-M22 harbors:
- a CDS encoding zinc-dependent metalloprotease — translation MKKFLLNLNIHQWAVITLVAFLSTGIRAHAQEEKKENKEKKEIKETSEDSTKLDSDELNYQKFLKEGKQRKGLFNIYTIEDEYYFEIPDSLMSQDLLIVNKISSVPYALNGHGLNKGMAFETKLVRFYKDTTRNKVWVKTINPRVQSPKNAAISLSVKDNFSESIIEEFDITTQNTDSTSSIFKVNKIFSGKEKSFSDVLANTGLGGSIKTNLSLIETVKTFPKNIVAKSLLTTSVSEGGGPALPLSIGVTTNIVLLPKEVMKPRFGDKRIGYFSTPMEYFSDTQQEVESRKLITRWRLEPREEDIQKYKQGILVEPKKPIVYYVDPSTPKQWVPFIEQGVLDWNVAFEEAGFKNAVQVKIPSAEDKDFDIDDVRYSVITYAASEQQNAMGPSVVDPRSGEILESDIIWWHNLMKGLHSWIRVQTGVIDAAARANTFSEKHMGEAIRFVSSHEVGHTFGLKHNMGASYSYPVDSLRSKSFTSRMGGTAPSIMDYARFNYVAQPEDSVVDITPKIGVYDKYAIDWGYRWTGTETAHKELALTNKWIRKHENDPLYFYGAQQMSIVDPRSQSEDLGDNAVKASEYGLKNLKRIMPNILEWTREEGQDYYKASKLYKAVIDQWELYNKHVMANIGGIYLNNTVYGDGKEAYQPVPAQLQKEALQYLVENAILPQEWLFTPDMIDKVFAVRDAPDGERYYSPVSMQRIYQTNMIYALLKTDRLMRITENEILAKKETEVFTEEYLFNQLFEAIFKKTARNKELNRFDRMTQKNYVDVLTVDRNELLKKTKENTVSKDSRNFKNVHFSYIPRVSDASTSKRYALEKILKLLKKKKNKGDEITKAHYRDLISRIEYNLNN, via the coding sequence ATGAAAAAATTCTTATTGAATTTAAACATTCATCAATGGGCGGTAATTACACTGGTAGCTTTTTTAAGTACCGGAATAAGAGCTCATGCGCAGGAAGAAAAAAAGGAAAATAAGGAGAAAAAAGAGATTAAAGAAACTAGTGAAGATTCCACAAAGCTGGATAGTGATGAACTTAATTATCAGAAGTTTCTTAAGGAAGGAAAGCAACGAAAAGGATTATTTAATATATATACTATAGAAGATGAGTATTATTTTGAAATACCTGATAGCTTAATGTCCCAGGATTTACTCATTGTAAATAAAATCTCCAGTGTTCCTTATGCTTTAAATGGTCACGGACTTAATAAAGGGATGGCTTTTGAAACCAAACTGGTTAGATTTTATAAAGATACTACCCGAAATAAAGTCTGGGTCAAAACTATAAACCCTAGAGTGCAATCGCCAAAGAATGCCGCAATAAGCTTATCGGTTAAAGATAACTTCAGTGAGTCCATCATTGAGGAGTTCGATATAACCACACAAAATACGGATTCAACCTCCAGTATTTTTAAAGTCAATAAAATTTTTAGTGGAAAAGAAAAAAGTTTTAGTGATGTCCTGGCAAATACCGGTCTGGGCGGAAGTATTAAAACGAATTTATCCCTTATCGAAACAGTCAAGACTTTTCCAAAAAATATCGTTGCGAAATCTTTACTTACAACCTCGGTTAGTGAAGGTGGTGGTCCCGCTTTACCACTTTCTATAGGAGTTACAACAAATATTGTATTGCTGCCGAAAGAAGTGATGAAACCTCGATTCGGAGATAAGCGAATTGGATATTTTTCCACCCCAATGGAATATTTTTCCGATACGCAACAGGAAGTAGAATCCAGAAAGCTTATTACCCGATGGCGATTGGAACCCAGGGAGGAAGATATACAGAAGTATAAGCAAGGGATTCTTGTAGAACCTAAAAAGCCTATCGTTTACTATGTAGATCCTTCTACTCCAAAACAATGGGTTCCCTTCATTGAGCAAGGTGTTTTGGACTGGAATGTAGCTTTTGAAGAAGCCGGGTTTAAAAATGCCGTTCAGGTGAAAATCCCTTCTGCAGAAGATAAAGACTTCGATATTGATGATGTGCGGTATTCCGTGATTACCTATGCGGCTTCTGAACAGCAAAATGCTATGGGACCTTCAGTAGTTGATCCCAGAAGTGGAGAAATTTTAGAGTCTGATATTATTTGGTGGCATAACCTGATGAAAGGACTTCATTCCTGGATTCGTGTACAGACTGGAGTGATCGATGCTGCGGCCAGGGCAAATACTTTTTCAGAAAAACATATGGGAGAAGCGATACGCTTTGTTTCTTCTCATGAGGTAGGACATACCTTTGGTCTTAAACATAATATGGGGGCTTCTTATAGTTATCCGGTAGATTCATTACGATCTAAAAGTTTTACCTCAAGAATGGGAGGGACAGCTCCTTCCATTATGGATTATGCACGTTTTAATTATGTAGCACAACCGGAGGATAGTGTCGTAGATATAACTCCTAAGATCGGAGTCTATGATAAGTATGCAATTGATTGGGGGTATAGATGGACAGGAACCGAAACAGCACATAAAGAATTGGCTCTTACCAATAAATGGATCCGTAAACATGAAAATGACCCGTTGTATTTCTATGGAGCCCAACAAATGAGTATTGTTGATCCAAGATCACAAAGTGAAGATCTTGGTGATAATGCTGTAAAAGCTAGTGAATATGGGCTTAAAAATCTTAAACGGATAATGCCTAATATTCTGGAATGGACAAGAGAAGAGGGACAGGATTATTATAAAGCTTCGAAATTATATAAGGCAGTCATAGATCAATGGGAACTTTATAATAAACATGTAATGGCAAATATTGGTGGTATCTATCTCAATAATACCGTATATGGGGATGGAAAGGAAGCTTATCAGCCGGTACCTGCCCAACTACAAAAAGAAGCACTGCAATATTTGGTAGAAAATGCCATACTTCCTCAGGAATGGTTATTTACACCTGATATGATTGATAAAGTATTTGCGGTGAGGGACGCGCCTGATGGAGAACGTTATTATTCGCCCGTTTCCATGCAGCGTATCTATCAGACCAATATGATCTACGCGTTGTTGAAAACAGATCGGTTGATGAGAATCACGGAAAATGAAATTCTTGCGAAGAAGGAAACAGAGGTGTTTACCGAGGAGTATCTCTTTAATCAGCTTTTTGAAGCCATTTTCAAAAAAACAGCAAGAAATAAAGAGCTGAATAGATTCGATAGAATGACCCAGAAGAATTATGTGGATGTACTAACAGTTGATCGAAATGAACTGCTGAAGAAAACAAAAGAAAACACAGTTTCAAAGGATTCTAGAAATTTTAAAAATGTTCATTTCTCCTATATACCAAGGGTATCTGATGCCAGTACCAGTAAAAGATATGCCCTTGAAAAAATACTAAAGCTCCTTAAAAAGAAAAAAAATAAGGGAGATGAAATAACTAAAGCACACTATAGGGATTTAATATCTCGAATAGAATACAATCTTAATAATTAG
- a CDS encoding sensor histidine kinase translates to MELINYLRRFRKHQKYFYLSVLIIIAFFIGSSLITPKITSVASDLMEDVRLADLYSKKNNIASEFLQLNSFLNYSKNIIEDSSDVPLSSLINKLHFVSDLALSNAVNTSSYIYTITPDGIQKTEHLRPDEKLGEESVPYKKILLQAPKGTLDTIINTGDKVLNRKAYVFQRNKDTTIIVGYDVDLKAFWKYYSEKYQGRTSYTSVFNKNGICLLHPEVENIGIKIPSYFDSFAISDIFNQPDSEVLIDNGFSQYLGLDIVRYFDEVIIGDQALIVVANFMYFDLQDTTGEIQQYFSWISFLAFITFILLLLIARFQLKKEYRENLRVLKEKEHLATANENYQRENALLQLSQLKKKINPHFLFNTLNSLHYLIETKPNLSQKFVLQLADVYRYLLENRDDNLTSLKKELAFLKQYIFLHKIRFKNSLNIKISDHSGDDLILYKKIPVLALETLVENAIKHNEITKNKPLDIEVEIHATHVIVANSYTPKKKKNIEGHKIGLTYLKNIYNYYEVDSFKTKIVEDKFICILPLLS, encoded by the coding sequence ATGGAACTTATTAATTATTTAAGACGCTTTAGAAAACATCAAAAGTATTTCTATCTAAGCGTTCTGATTATTATAGCATTTTTTATAGGAAGCTCTTTAATTACCCCAAAAATAACTTCTGTGGCTTCCGATCTGATGGAAGATGTAAGACTGGCAGACCTGTATTCTAAAAAGAATAATATAGCTTCGGAGTTTTTACAATTGAACAGTTTTTTAAACTATTCCAAAAATATTATTGAAGACTCTTCAGATGTTCCTCTAAGTAGCTTAATCAACAAACTGCATTTTGTAAGTGATTTAGCTTTATCGAACGCGGTAAATACCAGTAGTTATATATATACCATCACGCCGGACGGGATTCAAAAAACGGAACATTTAAGACCAGATGAAAAACTCGGTGAGGAGTCGGTTCCGTACAAAAAAATATTGTTACAAGCTCCTAAAGGAACTTTAGATACCATAATCAATACTGGTGACAAAGTGCTTAACCGTAAGGCGTATGTTTTTCAGAGAAATAAAGATACAACTATCATTGTTGGATATGATGTTGACTTAAAGGCCTTTTGGAAATATTACTCAGAAAAATATCAGGGACGTACTTCCTATACCAGCGTTTTTAATAAAAATGGGATATGTCTGCTGCATCCCGAAGTTGAAAATATTGGAATCAAAATACCCTCGTATTTTGATTCCTTTGCTATTTCAGACATCTTTAACCAGCCTGATAGCGAGGTGCTGATAGATAATGGATTTTCGCAATATCTAGGATTGGACATCGTACGCTATTTTGACGAAGTGATTATTGGGGATCAGGCCTTGATCGTGGTCGCTAATTTTATGTACTTCGATCTTCAGGATACAACCGGGGAAATACAGCAGTATTTTTCCTGGATTAGCTTTTTAGCTTTTATTACTTTCATATTGCTTTTGCTTATTGCTAGGTTTCAATTGAAAAAAGAGTATAGAGAGAATTTACGGGTGCTAAAAGAAAAAGAACATTTGGCTACCGCAAACGAAAACTATCAACGGGAAAATGCGCTATTGCAGCTTAGTCAGCTCAAAAAGAAGATTAACCCACATTTTCTCTTTAATACGCTGAACTCATTGCATTACCTTATTGAGACCAAACCAAACCTTTCTCAGAAATTCGTACTGCAACTTGCTGATGTTTATCGCTATTTATTGGAGAATAGAGATGATAATCTAACCAGCCTGAAGAAGGAATTAGCTTTTTTGAAACAGTATATTTTTCTACATAAAATTCGATTTAAAAATAGTTTGAATATTAAGATTTCAGATCATAGCGGTGATGATCTGATTTTATATAAAAAAATTCCCGTACTAGCTTTGGAGACCTTAGTGGAAAATGCAATAAAGCATAATGAAATCACAAAAAATAAGCCTTTAGATATAGAAGTTGAAATTCATGCCACACATGTAATAGTAGCTAATAGCTATACACCTAAAAAGAAAAAAAATATTGAAGGTCATAAAATTGGCTTAACTTATTTAAAGAATATTTATAATTATTACGAAGTTGATAGCTTTAAAACAAAAATTGTAGAAGATAAATTTATTTGCATACTTCCTCTGTTATCCTAA
- a CDS encoding LytR/AlgR family response regulator transcription factor, with protein sequence MKVVIIEDEDLAADSLESLLLKSKYDITIAARLENIKQAKEWFANHSCDLIFSDISLGDGESFEIFNALNIKIPIIFTTAFDHFAVQSFQFFAIDYLLKPYNRQKLDKALEKYMNFVGDKRESDKVESLLERIQTTLPDFQSPKIQNRFLVSQGEELISIKSEEIAYFMAENKSLFLFTREHQVYLYDSTISNLEDKLAPKEFFKINRKFIISHNAIKSIVKYSQNRLKIELNPSPGSNDPILISSMNINAFKEWLNH encoded by the coding sequence ATGAAAGTCGTTATTATTGAAGATGAAGATTTAGCCGCAGATTCCTTAGAGAGTTTATTGTTGAAGTCAAAATATGACATTACAATTGCGGCCAGGTTAGAGAATATTAAACAGGCTAAAGAATGGTTTGCAAATCATTCATGTGATCTGATTTTTAGTGATATTAGCCTTGGTGATGGAGAAAGTTTTGAAATATTCAATGCATTAAATATTAAAATCCCCATCATTTTTACCACTGCTTTTGATCATTTCGCGGTGCAGTCTTTCCAGTTTTTTGCTATTGATTACCTTCTTAAACCTTACAATAGACAGAAACTCGATAAAGCCCTGGAAAAATATATGAACTTTGTTGGAGATAAGAGGGAATCCGATAAAGTGGAGAGTTTATTGGAACGAATTCAAACAACTTTGCCGGATTTTCAATCCCCGAAAATTCAAAATCGTTTCCTGGTTTCTCAGGGTGAAGAATTAATATCGATTAAAAGCGAAGAAATTGCCTATTTTATGGCAGAAAATAAATCTCTATTTCTGTTTACAAGGGAGCATCAAGTTTATCTTTATGATAGTACGATTTCAAATTTAGAAGATAAACTGGCGCCAAAAGAATTTTTTAAGATCAACAGGAAATTTATTATTAGTCATAACGCCATTAAATCAATTGTGAAATACAGTCAAAATCGACTGAAAATTGAATTAAACCCATCTCCCGGTAGTAATGACCCTATTTTAATAAGCTCAATGAATATCAACGCTTTTAAAGAGTGGTTAAATCATTAA
- a CDS encoding single-stranded DNA-binding protein — protein MSTIRNKVQLIGNVGNTPEITNLDTSKKVARLSLATNDYYRNQKGESVQDTQWHNLVAWNKQAEIIENYVPKGKEIAIEGKLISRSYEDREGNKRYVTEILVSEILLLGSKD, from the coding sequence ATGAGTACTATTAGAAACAAAGTTCAGTTAATCGGAAATGTGGGAAACACTCCCGAAATTACTAATCTTGACACCTCCAAAAAAGTGGCGCGTTTAAGTCTTGCTACTAATGACTATTACCGAAACCAAAAAGGGGAATCCGTTCAGGATACTCAATGGCATAATCTTGTTGCTTGGAATAAACAGGCCGAGATTATCGAAAACTATGTGCCGAAAGGAAAGGAAATTGCCATCGAAGGCAAACTGATTTCCAGATCTTACGAAGATAGGGAAGGGAATAAACGTTATGTGACCGAAATCTTAGTGAGTGAAATTCTACTCTTAGGTAGTAAGGATTAA
- a CDS encoding BfmA/BtgA family mobilization protein, with protein MTAKSRLQVKAHTANRFREFSKKNNSNQSQTLDLILDFFEKNNLSPFESLVPSKVSLEQLIKKRIDAVIAILKNIEKTQTKPGFLMLELLLEGRNLPAASIKEKKQKAVPGEQSREQLELEIARLQETLKATQKDLEYLLQQVEIKGNAFGADYLKLDIPRTEFEQFKIAIKRKT; from the coding sequence ATGACCGCAAAATCCAGACTTCAGGTGAAAGCTCATACCGCTAATAGGTTTCGGGAGTTTTCAAAGAAAAACAATTCGAATCAGTCCCAAACTTTGGATCTGATTCTGGACTTTTTTGAGAAAAATAACCTCTCGCCTTTTGAAAGCTTGGTGCCCTCCAAAGTGAGCCTCGAGCAGCTTATCAAAAAAAGAATTGATGCGGTGATCGCTATTCTGAAAAATATTGAAAAGACGCAAACAAAACCGGGATTCCTGATGCTGGAATTATTACTGGAAGGTCGCAACCTGCCAGCGGCATCGATCAAAGAAAAAAAGCAAAAAGCTGTACCGGGTGAGCAAAGCCGAGAACAACTGGAATTGGAAATTGCCCGATTGCAGGAGACCTTAAAAGCTACCCAAAAGGATTTGGAATACCTGCTTCAACAGGTTGAAATTAAAGGGAATGCCTTTGGAGCGGATTACCTGAAACTGGATATCCCCAGAACGGAATTCGAGCAGTTTAAAATTGCGATAAAACGTAAAACTTAA
- a CDS encoding type IV secretory system conjugative DNA transfer family protein, which translates to MFSNLYILTFFITVSVIIFYFSLKVSTWGNAINLGYIFTLLLISFSKGFDFDMFVLVWTRLVMPLMIINAIMYELLFHVGKGKPEKQYVFRMPLSSGSMKLKDIRRGVSIIGAAGSGKTESVVAQFLRHFSRHSFSGIIHDYKNFELSRIAYPLFKESKLPFYLISFDRVFHKVNPIAPRYMLDEESVNEISRVLLENLLEKKESSFSGSSKFFNDAAEGIIGGLIWKLKTDYPHYCTLPHMIAIFQQCTTYELVELLSSNFTSKAMANAFINGVESERQTAAVKSTLSNAFKKISTQRIFMVLSEDEIPLDINNAENPGVISVVNNPKFESAYSPIIATVIHSITKQMSVHDRLGSFILMEEASTIRLLNMQRIPATLRSYNISTVYVIQDKIQNDILYGREAGKAILSNLSYQFFGKVNDPETAKYYESFFEIVKRKSISVSKSDNLNFDTRTTKSEREVAKIRADLFFRLKPGQFVTFSDGKDRKVKFAAPQWSKELPTPKHEVTPEELESNFQKIYREVKTIIATEIQKK; encoded by the coding sequence ATGTTTAGCAATTTGTATATTCTTACTTTTTTTATCACTGTATCAGTGATTATCTTCTATTTCAGCCTTAAAGTATCGACCTGGGGAAATGCCATTAATCTCGGCTATATTTTTACCCTCTTATTAATCAGCTTTTCAAAAGGTTTTGATTTTGATATGTTCGTGCTGGTGTGGACGCGTTTAGTGATGCCCCTTATGATCATTAATGCAATTATGTATGAATTATTATTCCATGTTGGAAAAGGAAAACCGGAAAAACAATATGTCTTTCGGATGCCCCTTTCTTCGGGTTCAATGAAATTAAAAGATATCCGGCGCGGGGTGTCCATTATCGGGGCGGCAGGAAGTGGAAAGACCGAAAGTGTCGTGGCGCAATTTCTTAGACATTTTAGCCGTCATAGCTTTAGTGGGATTATTCATGATTATAAAAATTTTGAACTCTCCAGAATTGCCTATCCCTTATTTAAAGAGAGTAAGCTCCCTTTTTACCTGATTTCTTTTGATCGGGTATTTCATAAAGTGAATCCCATTGCTCCACGTTATATGCTGGATGAAGAGAGTGTAAACGAAATTTCAAGGGTGCTGCTGGAAAATCTACTGGAAAAGAAAGAAAGTTCCTTTTCGGGAAGTTCGAAGTTTTTTAATGATGCTGCGGAAGGAATTATCGGGGGACTGATCTGGAAATTGAAAACAGATTATCCTCATTATTGTACGCTTCCTCATATGATTGCCATATTCCAACAATGTACTACCTATGAACTGGTGGAATTGTTGAGTTCTAATTTCACCTCAAAGGCGATGGCCAATGCTTTTATCAATGGTGTGGAATCGGAACGCCAAACCGCAGCGGTTAAAAGTACTCTTTCTAATGCTTTTAAAAAGATTAGTACCCAACGGATCTTTATGGTGCTTTCTGAAGATGAGATTCCACTGGATATTAATAATGCAGAAAATCCGGGAGTGATCTCCGTAGTGAATAATCCAAAATTCGAATCAGCCTATTCTCCTATCATCGCCACTGTTATTCATAGCATCACCAAACAAATGAGTGTGCATGATCGTTTGGGTTCTTTTATTCTTATGGAAGAGGCTTCTACGATCCGACTACTGAATATGCAGCGTATTCCGGCTACCTTAAGAAGCTATAATATTTCGACAGTTTATGTCATCCAGGATAAGATCCAGAATGATATCCTATACGGTAGGGAAGCAGGAAAAGCCATTCTGAGTAATTTGTCTTACCAGTTCTTCGGAAAGGTGAACGATCCGGAAACCGCAAAATACTACGAAAGTTTTTTTGAGATCGTAAAGCGTAAAAGTATTAGCGTAAGTAAAAGTGATAACCTGAATTTTGATACCCGAACTACCAAAAGTGAACGCGAAGTGGCTAAGATCAGGGCAGATCTTTTCTTTCGATTAAAACCTGGACAGTTCGTAACTTTCTCAGACGGGAAAGATCGAAAGGTGAAATTCGCAGCTCCCCAATGGTCAAAAGAATTGCCTACGCCTAAACATGAAGTGACACCGGAAGAACTGGAATCGAATTTTCAGAAAATATACCGGGAGGTGAAAACGATTATCGCCACAGAAATTCAGAAGAAATGA
- the mobB gene encoding MobB family relaxase, whose translation MYITISPQKLGGAFSQSAGDFVNYLEKENQGKDPSEKEFFFNQQEDGIKPFQVIKEIDGNTDRLKLKEPKYYSITINPSRYELQHIQNNPEKLKAFVREAMKEYASSFHREINGRPVSIDDIKYFAKIEQERSYKTNDIAIRENKPYSKQIAHLKNELRKVARGEMPGNTQKIENEIQKLIREAPYKIKGQMVEPGMKKEGLQSHIHIIVSRKDASNSYSLSPGSKYKASEVKMHGKLVKRGFERDRFFQHSEKAFDKMFQYNRNYVESYSARKLLSKNPKQYFMSLRSLGVNEKKLAFKMIRQAGMQLPALHLPQSKVGFAYKQLKKIIEAGIKASSIGY comes from the coding sequence ATGTATATCACGATCTCCCCTCAAAAGCTTGGTGGCGCTTTTTCGCAAAGTGCAGGGGATTTTGTGAACTATCTGGAAAAAGAAAACCAGGGGAAAGATCCCTCGGAAAAGGAATTTTTCTTTAATCAACAGGAAGATGGAATCAAACCGTTTCAGGTGATCAAAGAGATTGATGGGAATACGGATCGACTGAAATTGAAAGAACCTAAATATTATTCGATCACTATTAATCCCAGCCGTTATGAATTACAACATATTCAAAACAATCCTGAAAAACTTAAAGCTTTTGTTCGGGAAGCGATGAAGGAATATGCGAGTTCCTTTCACCGGGAAATAAACGGTCGGCCGGTTTCTATTGATGATATTAAATATTTCGCGAAAATTGAACAGGAGCGATCTTATAAGACGAATGATATCGCTATCCGGGAGAATAAGCCCTATTCGAAACAAATAGCACATCTCAAAAATGAGCTTCGAAAAGTAGCTCGAGGAGAGATGCCCGGAAATACTCAAAAAATAGAGAATGAGATTCAAAAACTGATCCGCGAGGCGCCATACAAAATTAAAGGGCAGATGGTGGAACCGGGAATGAAAAAGGAAGGCCTGCAAAGTCATATCCATATTATTGTAAGCCGTAAAGATGCCTCCAACTCCTATAGCCTGTCTCCGGGAAGTAAGTATAAGGCTTCCGAAGTGAAGATGCATGGGAAACTGGTGAAACGGGGTTTTGAACGGGATCGGTTTTTTCAGCATTCGGAAAAGGCTTTTGATAAAATGTTCCAATACAATCGCAACTATGTGGAAAGCTACTCAGCGAGAAAACTCCTGAGTAAAAACCCTAAACAATATTTTATGTCCTTAAGGAGTCTCGGAGTTAACGAGAAAAAACTTGCCTTTAAAATGATCCGACAAGCAGGAATGCAATTGCCTGCTTTACACCTGCCCCAAAGTAAAGTGGGGTTTGCGTATAAACAACTTAAAAAAATAATCGAAGCCGGTATTAAAGCTAGCTCTATCGGCTATTAA
- a CDS encoding JAB domain-containing protein, with translation MSSKVNEIKLCYKDRITISNCPKITCSQDAANLYYTNWDKNEIQLQESFKVMLLNNSNIVKGICQISTGGITATLVDMRIMFALILKSLSTAIIVCHNHPSGKLQASEVDKKLTSKIQKACDFLDIKLLDHLIINSEGNYLSFADEGIL, from the coding sequence ATGTCTTCTAAAGTTAACGAAATAAAACTATGCTACAAAGACCGGATAACAATTTCTAATTGTCCCAAAATTACCTGCTCCCAGGATGCAGCGAACCTTTACTATACCAATTGGGATAAAAACGAAATTCAATTACAGGAATCTTTTAAAGTGATGCTCCTGAATAATTCCAATATCGTTAAAGGGATTTGCCAAATCTCGACCGGTGGAATTACCGCAACCTTAGTGGATATGCGAATTATGTTTGCCCTAATTCTAAAAAGTCTTTCTACCGCAATTATTGTTTGCCATAACCACCCCTCAGGAAAACTACAGGCCAGCGAAGTCGATAAAAAACTGACCTCCAAGATTCAAAAGGCCTGTGATTTTCTGGATATTAAACTACTAGATCACCTGATCATCAACAGCGAAGGAAATTACCTGAGCTTTGCCGATGAAGGAATTTTATAA